From the genome of Latilactobacillus curvatus JCM 1096 = DSM 20019:
AGACTGACTGTTCCCTTTTCGAAATGGTGACCTTCGTAGGTAAAGTCCAAATCATTTTCCACAGTCACGCCACCAACAGCATCCACCAATTGTTCTAAGCCCTTCATGTTAACTAGTACGTAATAATCGACCGGTACGTTTAAGAAGGCTTGGACAGTATTAACTGCCATCGGAATGCCGCCATAGGCATACGCGGCATTAACCTTAGCCGTTTGATCATAGCCAACGATTGGTACCCGTGAATCCCGGGCGATACTCAACATGTTGGTTTCCTTAGTCGTTGGATTGACCGTTGCGAGCATCATTGTATCAGTCCGGCCTTTTTCGGTTCGGCCTAGTTCCCCTGTATCTGTACCGAGTAAGAGGATCGAGAAAGGCGTCTTCTTATTTAGTTCGACTTTTTCTGAAACTTTGCGCTTATTTTGTGTCTTACCTTTAGGTTTATATACTGTCTTGGCGGTTTGATTAACATCCATATAGACCTTAGCTGCGAATGCACCTCCGGCAAGAATCAATACCCCAAGAACAACTAAAATCACTTTTGTTAATGTCCAGCCTCTACGCCGGTGTTTATGATGATGGTGTCGCTTCTGTTCTTCTGCAGTCATCCGTTTCGTATCCCCCTCGAAAACTAAACAAAAAAATAATCAATCACATTATTTACTATTTATAATCACGATATTTCTATTCTATCATAGTATAACTTTTATTAAAAAGAAATCCTTTTCTGGAATACACCTTAATAAAAAACACTTAGTTTTCACACTAGATTGTGCACAACTCCCTTAACATTGGGCGGTAATTCAATATTCAAGATTTTTAAATAATTAAATATTTTTAAAGTATCGAAAGTGAAAGTGGTTTACGAAATCTAAGTCCATCAAAAAACCGATATGTAAAAACATTAGTTTGACATATCGGTTGAGATAAATAATTTTAATTTTAGAGACTAAAAATAGGTTGTAATCATCCGGTTGATTCCCGAATTCTTACAACCTATATAATTGGTTAACGTTTCAATTCATATTTGTGCTTTGTCTCATTAATTTTTCGGCTGTCATTCATTTTGATCGCGCCGACGCGCAATGAAGTCATGAACCTTACCGCGACTGGCGTTAACATGCCCATGCAGTGCTTCTTCAATCACAACATTCAAGACAGCCCCAACCATCAGAATCGTTGCGGAATAATTCAGCCACAAGAGTAAGATAATCACCGCACCGATTGCACCGTAACTATTCCATGACGTGCCGAAGTAACGAATATACAATGAGAAGGCTTGTGCAAGAATTAACCAGCCAACCGTTGTCAGTGCTGCCCCTGGCAGAACACTTCGCAATCGCATTTTCACATTCGGAACGAAGAAATAGATGAAAATCAGCAGTAGGAACAAGGCGATCCCCGTCACTGGCCATTTTAAACTACTAAAAATATTAACGTATGTCTTAGGAATGTTAAAGATTGGGACTAATAATTCCAAAACTTGTTGCCCGAATGTAAAAACAACAATTAAACCGACTAATAATAGAAGTAATAATAATGTACTCCCCAAAGAAATCAGGCGTTTTAAAACAAA
Proteins encoded in this window:
- a CDS encoding LCP family protein yields the protein MTAEEQKRHHHHKHRRRGWTLTKVILVVLGVLILAGGAFAAKVYMDVNQTAKTVYKPKGKTQNKRKVSEKVELNKKTPFSILLLGTDTGELGRTEKGRTDTMMLATVNPTTKETNMLSIARDSRVPIVGYDQTAKVNAAYAYGGIPMAVNTVQAFLNVPVDYYVLVNMKGLEQLVDAVGGVTVENDLDFTYEGHHFEKGTVSLDGPTALKFSRMRYDDPRGDFGRQLRQQAIVQAVLKKATSLNMVTNYNQILQVLANNMQTNITLKDVLNIQQNYGDAMNFKTLQLKGTGQMIDGQSFQVMNPTEVSKMSTLLRKQLDLK
- a CDS encoding YihY/virulence factor BrkB family protein, which gives rise to MTVDNQNQLPVVKQDLSRRQKLIAVVKLMMLRSSEASITDNSKVIAYYSLLSIFPLLIVIGNILPYFQLDVMSVADYVQTAVPPTIFDKIMPVLQSLLKKRNDGLLSVGILGTLWAASMGINALKNSINRAYRVEKVQNFVLKRLISLGSTLLLLLLLVGLIVVFTFGQQVLELLVPIFNIPKTYVNIFSSLKWPVTGIALFLLLIFIYFFVPNVKMRLRSVLPGAALTTVGWLILAQAFSLYIRYFGTSWNSYGAIGAVIILLLWLNYSATILMVGAVLNVVIEEALHGHVNASRGKVHDFIARRRDQNE